The Novosphingobium resinovorum nucleotide sequence ACACCTGATGACAGGGTGCTGGAACCGTCCGCTGGCACCGGCCTTCTGGCGATCCTGGCGCAGACCATCGGCGGCTCGCTGATCCTCAACGAACTGGCCGAGACCCGCGCCGATCTGCTTGCCCAGATCTTTCCGGCTTTTGCCGTCACCCGGTTCGACGCCGCCCAGATCGATGATCATCTGCCTCCGGATGCTGTCCCGTCCGTGGTGCTGATGAACCCGCCATTCTCGGTCATGGCCAATGTCAGCGGGCGTGTCGCGGATGCGGCCTATCGCCATGTTGCCGCGGCACTGGCCCGTCTTGCTCCCGGCGGTCGGTTGGTGACGATCACCGGCGCTGGCTTTGGCCCCGAAGCTCCGGCATGGCGGGACGCCTTCATCCGCTTGCAGGCCCGTGGCCGCGTGGTGTTCAGCGCTGCCGTCGATGGTGCGGTCTATGCAAAGCACGGCACCACGATCGACACGCGGCTGACCGTTATCGACAAACTGCCCGCCGACGATCCCGCCAGTTTGCCGGCTTCGCCGGGGATCGCGCCTGATGTTGCCACGCTGATCGGATGGATCGAGGAACAGGTTCCGCCGCGCCTGCCAGTGTCATTGCCGAAGATCGTGGTTTCCGCTTCGGCCACCGCGCCGAAGACCGTGCGGGGCTATCTCGCTCGCTCGGCGGCTACACGATCTGTCGCTGCTTCGGCCAATGATCCTGATGGCGTCGAACTCGCCTATGAGACCGTGGACTGGACGTCACCGGAAGGCGCTCGCCTGTCCGACGCGATCTATGAGGAATATGCGCTGCAATCGCTGCGTATCGCTGGTGCACAGCCGCATCCGACCAAGCTGGTGCAATCCGCCGCCATGGCCTCGGTCGCACCGCCCAAGCCTTCCTACCGGCCCATGCTGCCGCCCGACATCTGCGCGCGTCTGTCGGACGCCCAGCTTGAAACGGTGATCTATGCCGGTGAAGCCCATGCCGATCATCTCGCCGGCGCCTGGACCGTGGACGAGCATTTCGACAATGTGAGCGCCGCGCCCGAGGATGCTGCCGGATCGATCCGCTTTCGCCGGGGCTTCATGCTCGGTGATGGAACCGGCGCTGGCAAGGGTCGCCAGTCCGCCGCCATCATTCTCGACAACTGGCTTCGCGGTCGGCGCAAGGCGATCTGGATCTCCAAATCCGACAAGCTGATCGAGGACGCGCAGCGCGACTGGTCGGCGCTCGGCATGGAACGGCTGCTGGTCACGCCTCTGTCACGCTTCCCTCAAGGCAAGCCGATCACGCTGTCGGAAGGCATCCTTTTTACCACCTATGCCACGCTACGCTCCGACGACCGGGGCGAGAAGGTTTCCCGCGTCAAGCAGATCGTCGAATGGTTGGGCTCCGATTTCGATGGAGCCATTGTATTCGACGAGAGCCATTCCATGCAGAATGCCGGTGGAGGAAATGGAGAACGCGGCGATGTCGCCGCTTCGCAGCAGGGACGTGCGGGCCTGCGGCTCCAACATGCGCTGCCCGACGCCCGCGTGGTTTATGTCTCGGCAACCGGCGCCACCACCGTCCACAATCTCGCCTATGCGCAGCGCCTCGGCCTCTGGGGTGGTGAGGATTTTCCGTTCCAGACGCGTGCCGAGTTCGTCGAGGCGATCGAAGCTGGCGGCGTTGCGGCCATGGAAGTGCTGGCCCGCGACCTGCGATCTCTCGGCCTCTATACCGCCCGCTCACTCTCCTATGATGGCGTCGAATATGAACTGATCGAGCATCAGCTCACGGACGAACAGCGGCACATCTACGACTCATATGCTGCCGCCTTCGCCGTCATTCATGGGAATCTGGACGCGGCGATGGAAGCCGCCAACATCACCGGCAGCGAGGGGACGCTGAACCGGCAGGCGAAGTCTGCTGCCCGTTCGGCCTTTGAAAGCACGAAGCAGCGCTTCTTCGGCCATCTGCTGACCTCCATGAAAACCCCGACCCTGATCCGGTCCATCGAGGCCGATCTGGAAGCGGGCCATGCCGCCGTCATCCAGATCGTCTCGACTGGCGAAGCCCTGATGGAACGGCGGCTGTCCGAGATCCCGACCGAGGAATGGAACGATATTTCCGTCGATGTCACGCCGAGGGAGTATGTCGGCTCGTATTTGCAGCATTCCTTCCCGGTGCAGCTCTATGAACCCTTCACCGATGGCGAGGGCAACCTGTCGTCACGCCCCGTCTTCCGCGATGGTCAGCCGGTGAAATGCCGTGAAGCCGTGGCGCGGCGCGACGAGATGCTGGAGCAGCTGGGTTCGCTTCCGCCTGTCCCCGGAGCGCTCGACCAGATCGTGCAGCGCTTCGGCACGGATATTGTGGCGGAGGTCACGGGCCGCTCACGCCGGATCGTGCGCAAGGGTATTGGAGCAGCGGCCCACCTAGCCGTCGAGAACCGTGCGCCTTCTGCCAACCTTGCCGAGACTTCGGCCTTCATGGATGATCAGAAGCGCATTCTGGTCTTCTCGGATGCCGGTGGCACGGGGCGCAGCTATCACGCCGAACTCTCGGCGCGAAACCAGCGGCTGCGCGTGCATTACCTGCTGGAGCCAGGCTGGAAGGCAGATGCCGCCATTCAGGGGCTGGGCCGCACCAACCGGACCAATCAGGCGCAGCCGCCGCTCTTCCGGCCCATCGCCACGGATGTCAAAGCCGAGAAGCGCTTCCTTTCGACCATCGCCCGCCGCCTCGACACGCTGGGCGCGATTACACGCGGCCAGCGCCAGACAGGCGGTCAGGGGCTGTTCCGTCCCGAGGACAATCTGGAATCCGCCTATGCCCGCGATGCGCTGCGCCAGCTCTATCTGCTGATCGTGCGCGGGAAGGTCGAGGGATGCTCGCTCGAACGGTTTGAATCCGCCACCGGCCTGAAGCTGATGGACAGCACCGGTGTGAAGGACGAACTGCCGCCGATCACCACCTTCCTCAACCGCCTGCTGGCGCTGACCATCGAATTGCAGGGCATCCTGTTCTCGGCCTTCGAGCAGCTTCTGCAGGCACGGATCGACGGAGCAATCGCATCCGGCACCTATGATATGGGGCTGGAGACGCTGAAGGCCGAAAGCTTCATCGTCACAGACCGGCAGGTCATCCACACCCATCCGGGCACCGGCGCGGAAACCCGGCTCCTGACGCTCACCGAGCGCAAACGCAATCAGCCGGTTACGCTCAATGCCGCCCTGGCGGAACTGGATGATCCCCGCGCAAGATTGCTCATCAACGAGCGATCCGGTCGCGCTGCCGTTCAGGTCCCGACCACCAGCGTCATGCTGGATGATGGTGAGATCGAAAGGCGCGTGCGGCTGATCCGGCCGATGGAAGCGATGAACATTCCGGTGCGGGCGATGGGCGAGACCCATTGGATCGAGGCTGACCGTGCCGCCTTCACCACAGCCTGGAAGGCGGAACTGGCCCAGGTGCCGGAGTTCACCGACAGCATCCTGCATATGGTGACAGGGCTACTTCTGCCGATCTGGAAACGCCTGCCTCAGGACTCCGCCCGGGTCTATCGGCTCCAGACCGACGAGGGCGAACGCATCATCGGTCGCCGGGTATCGCCGGCCTGGGCCGCCAATGCTTCGACCAGTGGCGTCACCAACAGCCTGACACCGGATGCCGCCTATGCCGCGCTGATCGAAGGTCGCACGATCCTTGATCTCGCCGAAGGGCTGCAACTGCGCCGCGTCCGCGTCATGGGCGCCAACCGGATCGAACTGACCGGCTTTACCGATGCGATGCGTGACCGGCTGCGAGCCTATGGCCTCTTCAGTGAGATCATCTCGTGGAAACTGCG carries:
- a CDS encoding bifunctional class I SAM-dependent methyltransferase/DEAD/DEAH box helicase, translated to MNMVFPVTDPGTPLAVAPAILAAANLLLPHLERGQRIDAATLRGAMETAFGASDATGVWDWKLAYEACEVATVLFLRKYGKALFRKAATPAARISVLAKIAGLLPTQTRRSEESQNFQQFSTPIPLGLAALTAAAITPDDRVLEPSAGTGLLAILAQTIGGSLILNELAETRADLLAQIFPAFAVTRFDAAQIDDHLPPDAVPSVVLMNPPFSVMANVSGRVADAAYRHVAAALARLAPGGRLVTITGAGFGPEAPAWRDAFIRLQARGRVVFSAAVDGAVYAKHGTTIDTRLTVIDKLPADDPASLPASPGIAPDVATLIGWIEEQVPPRLPVSLPKIVVSASATAPKTVRGYLARSAATRSVAASANDPDGVELAYETVDWTSPEGARLSDAIYEEYALQSLRIAGAQPHPTKLVQSAAMASVAPPKPSYRPMLPPDICARLSDAQLETVIYAGEAHADHLAGAWTVDEHFDNVSAAPEDAAGSIRFRRGFMLGDGTGAGKGRQSAAIILDNWLRGRRKAIWISKSDKLIEDAQRDWSALGMERLLVTPLSRFPQGKPITLSEGILFTTYATLRSDDRGEKVSRVKQIVEWLGSDFDGAIVFDESHSMQNAGGGNGERGDVAASQQGRAGLRLQHALPDARVVYVSATGATTVHNLAYAQRLGLWGGEDFPFQTRAEFVEAIEAGGVAAMEVLARDLRSLGLYTARSLSYDGVEYELIEHQLTDEQRHIYDSYAAAFAVIHGNLDAAMEAANITGSEGTLNRQAKSAARSAFESTKQRFFGHLLTSMKTPTLIRSIEADLEAGHAAVIQIVSTGEALMERRLSEIPTEEWNDISVDVTPREYVGSYLQHSFPVQLYEPFTDGEGNLSSRPVFRDGQPVKCREAVARRDEMLEQLGSLPPVPGALDQIVQRFGTDIVAEVTGRSRRIVRKGIGAAAHLAVENRAPSANLAETSAFMDDQKRILVFSDAGGTGRSYHAELSARNQRLRVHYLLEPGWKADAAIQGLGRTNRTNQAQPPLFRPIATDVKAEKRFLSTIARRLDTLGAITRGQRQTGGQGLFRPEDNLESAYARDALRQLYLLIVRGKVEGCSLERFESATGLKLMDSTGVKDELPPITTFLNRLLALTIELQGILFSAFEQLLQARIDGAIASGTYDMGLETLKAESFIVTDRQVIHTHPGTGAETRLLTLTERKRNQPVTLNAALAELDDPRARLLINERSGRAAVQVPTTSVMLDDGEIERRVRLIRPMEAMNIPVRAMGETHWIEADRAAFTTAWKAELAQVPEFTDSILHMVTGLLLPIWKRLPQDSARVYRLQTDEGERIIGRRVSPAWAANASTSGVTNSLTPDAAYAALIEGRTILDLAEGLQLRRVRVMGANRIELTGFTDAMRDRLRAYGLFSEIISWKLRFFVPVDATGPEIIGKLLDRFPVERIGEREAA